The Pyrodictium delaneyi genome contains a region encoding:
- a CDS encoding CRISPR-associated endonuclease Cas3'', producing the protein MALYAWARVRLGHHSCNVAGLLLGLFSEELRVTANRLGVNAESLYIAAAIAALLHDAGKASPGYQERVATRPVFTCHELVAGKLVLDTSIRILEGRIEDKYAQLLAGLAGLAALRHHHGMRSIDFCRREAKKGRVHGLSREDFALLASEFEETCPPSRPIIMILNSLDNDYDPLGSLIALSKHVENLTRIVGFREEGLAFYASQLTGFLSLADYLAASILDGRRKDNEHPRGYAATALKELSWRLMTGIEGKVQLTDLLKGIAMDGIKFMKRLLSRL; encoded by the coding sequence TTGGCCCTATACGCATGGGCTAGGGTACGATTAGGGCATCACTCATGCAATGTTGCAGGCTTGCTCTTGGGCCTCTTTAGCGAGGAACTCAGAGTCACAGCAAATAGGCTAGGCGTGAATGCTGAGAGCCTCTACATAGCAGCAGCGATTGCTGCTCTTCTCCATGATGCTGGGAAGGCCTCACCAGGGTATCAAGAGAGAGTTGCCACACGCCCCGTGTTTACGTGCCACGAACTAGTAGCAGGTAAACTTGTCCTGGATACTTCTATACGTATCCTGGAAGGACGTATAGAGGATAAGTATGCACAACTACTCGCAGGCCTAGCAGGGCTAGCGGCGCTCAGACACCACCATGGCATGAGGAGTATTGACTTCTGTCGGAGGGAGGCTAAGAAGGGAAGAGTCCACGGTCTCTCACGGGAAGACTTTGCACTACTAGCCTCGGAGTTCGAAGAGACATGTCCACCATCAAGACCCATAATAATGATCCTCAATAGCCTCGACAATGACTATGACCCCTTAGGCTCTCTTATAGCACTAAGCAAACACGTTGAGAACCTCACAAGAATAGTCGGTTTTAGAGAAGAGGGACTAGCATTCTATGCTTCACAGCTAACCGGGTTCCTAAGTCTTGCAGACTATCTTGCAGCCTCAATCCTCGATGGGAGGAGAAAAGACAACGAGCACCCTAGAGGCTATGCTGCAACAGCGCTCAAGGAACTCTCTTGGCGTCTTATGACTGGGATAGAAGGTAAGGTACAGCTCACAGACTTGCTAAAAGGGATAGCTATGGACGGTATAAAATTCATGAAAAGGCTATTGAGTAGGCTCTGA
- a CDS encoding ATP-binding protein — MSSGAEGASFERMVSERRRIVQRYEEMVEAAERLARLLAAELGVETLQQYGWLVGRVSASRDIGSDLVPVDMAPEAWIGLAHSHPEVFSPGYFYAIVDPKTASIVLGEVAESTRSSIPGVLGAHEPLTSIPLAKPSPVTVAGNVVSIRLYVRPVLAVHLGRDGFEKASRARSLEEITQLLAGAEKLAPAFPLDPGSPVAIPHPRVLSALIAPKGDVVLGALAIMDQPYLAAGSPVPVSLPWSVMVKHVLVTGTTGSGKTSLVKNVLYSVSKTSRGSVHIVVLDANQDYVAGLFPGYIPASLVDAKRAGILRLYGVGAKPGEPVKGPALRGIVAIPCPGDHCSPRNEAEYYAKTLAGIARAMYSRTKGECRLTDSPKLLDTGIQDVYEARYAVDCGGEETVSVYIAPRSIKLKDPKQLAEIDPYMTERAREVLPAIVDSLSCRSPHPAQLAHCIERRIQEAKRYAPEATLQHLLRRLRVLANTGVINTAAPGIDYSELAKAMRSLAVDTLMLDLGYAAARAQSDPTAVKVLLGYQLLRSLASAAEKGESPGKILLVVDEAHLFFPRGGGEYAEMLRRTLERLARLGRSRGISLLLSTHRESDLSPLVVTLANTKIYMRTDRKTAEELQLPTEYRKRLPFYADYAAVLSSYAVHGGYLGLVSAPATIGHRTA, encoded by the coding sequence ATGAGCAGCGGGGCCGAAGGCGCGAGCTTTGAGAGGATGGTGAGCGAGCGCCGCCGCATAGTCCAGCGCTATGAGGAGATGGTAGAGGCTGCGGAGAGGCTCGCAAGGCTCCTCGCTGCCGAGCTGGGGGTGGAGACGCTACAGCAGTATGGCTGGCTTGTAGGCCGCGTATCCGCGTCCCGGGATATAGGCTCCGACCTGGTCCCCGTGGATATGGCGCCGGAGGCCTGGATAGGGCTAGCCCATAGCCATCCTGAGGTCTTCTCGCCGGGCTACTTCTACGCTATAGTTGACCCGAAGACTGCGAGTATAGTGCTCGGCGAGGTGGCGGAATCTACGCGCTCCAGCATACCCGGGGTGCTCGGGGCGCACGAGCCGCTCACCAGTATACCGCTCGCCAAGCCCAGCCCAGTAACAGTAGCCGGCAACGTTGTCAGCATAAGGTTGTACGTGAGACCAGTGCTAGCAGTCCACCTCGGCAGAGACGGGTTCGAGAAAGCATCGAGGGCCCGGAGCCTGGAAGAGATAACCCAGCTACTAGCCGGAGCGGAGAAGCTTGCACCAGCCTTCCCCCTCGACCCGGGAAGCCCCGTCGCTATACCACATCCACGGGTACTCTCAGCCCTCATAGCTCCAAAGGGCGACGTCGTGCTGGGAGCGCTAGCGATAATGGACCAGCCATACCTCGCAGCCGGCTCCCCGGTGCCAGTATCCCTCCCCTGGAGCGTGATGGTGAAGCACGTCCTCGTGACCGGGACAACGGGGAGCGGTAAGACGAGCCTTGTAAAGAACGTGCTCTACAGTGTTTCGAAGACGAGCCGGGGCAGCGTACACATAGTCGTGCTCGACGCCAACCAGGACTACGTCGCCGGGCTCTTCCCGGGCTACATTCCCGCGTCCCTCGTGGACGCGAAGAGAGCTGGCATACTAAGGCTCTACGGAGTAGGGGCCAAGCCCGGGGAGCCGGTGAAGGGGCCTGCACTCCGGGGCATCGTAGCCATACCCTGCCCTGGCGACCACTGTAGCCCCAGAAACGAGGCAGAATACTACGCCAAGACATTAGCCGGGATAGCCAGAGCCATGTACAGCCGCACCAAGGGCGAGTGCAGGCTCACAGACAGCCCCAAGCTCCTAGACACGGGGATCCAAGACGTCTACGAGGCCCGGTACGCCGTGGACTGCGGCGGCGAGGAGACAGTAAGCGTGTACATCGCGCCCAGGAGCATAAAGCTGAAGGATCCAAAGCAGCTAGCAGAGATAGACCCCTACATGACGGAGCGCGCCCGCGAAGTACTCCCAGCGATAGTGGACTCTCTGAGCTGCCGCAGCCCACACCCCGCCCAGCTCGCCCACTGCATAGAGCGCAGGATACAAGAGGCTAAGCGCTACGCGCCCGAGGCGACGCTACAGCACCTACTCCGCCGGCTACGAGTCCTCGCAAACACCGGCGTGATAAACACGGCAGCACCGGGGATAGACTACAGCGAGCTAGCAAAGGCGATGAGGAGCCTCGCCGTGGACACACTAATGCTCGACCTAGGCTACGCTGCAGCCAGAGCCCAGAGCGACCCCACAGCCGTCAAGGTGCTACTAGGCTACCAGCTCCTCCGCAGCCTAGCATCAGCCGCAGAGAAGGGAGAAAGCCCCGGTAAGATACTCCTAGTAGTCGACGAGGCCCACCTATTCTTCCCCAGGGGCGGCGGCGAATACGCCGAAATGCTCCGGAGAACCCTCGAGCGCCTAGCAAGGCTAGGCAGGAGCCGCGGAATATCCCTACTACTATCCACCCACCGGGAGAGCGACCTCAGCCCCCTCGTAGTCACACTAGCCAACACCAAGATATACATGAGGACAGACCGTAAGACTGCAGAAGAGCTACAGCTACCCACCGAGTACCGCAAACGACTACCATTCTACGCCGACTACGCCGCAGTACTCTCAAGCTATGCAGTCCACGGAGGCTACCTAGGCCTAGTAAGCGCACCAGCAACAATAGGCCACAGAACAGCATAA